A window of candidate division WOR-3 bacterium genomic DNA:
GAAAATCCCCATTGATTTCCATGTCAGAATAATTGGCCAGAAATGCAAGTCAAGGCGACCACCACTCCAGGAATTACTAACTGCTCTTATATCAACTCCGCTTTCTTTCCAGTCAACAATCTTTTGCATGCAGGGATCGATCCATTCATAGTAACCTATCCCGCCTGAGAACCCTTTTGCTGTTACAAATTTTACATCAGGTGCAACTCCTATATCATCCTGAAACGGTCCTAAGCCGTCTCCTCCACATATTGTTCCCATCGTATGTGTTCCATGTCCATCATTATCATAAGGAGAAGGTTGTCCATAAACTCCATCAAACCAATAGGGAGAAAGCCATTTATTTTTTAATGCAAGATGGGAGGTATCAACACCTGTGTCAATGTGTCCTATTATAATTCCCTGACCTGTATAACCTGCCATCCAGCAAGAATCTGCTCTAACACGCAGTATATTCCATTCAACAGTTTTTTCTCTCAATTCTCTTTTTTCTTTTTTAATTATACCATCCAGTATTATCTTTTCGTTTCCACATATAAACCATATATCATTTAATTTTTCAAGGGTATAGATCACAGATTTTGTAGCTTTAATATGAAATCCATTAAAAACCCAGAATTTTCTAAGAATTTCATATTCATCGGATTTAAAATTATTTTTCAGGAATTCTATAATTTTATTTTGTGAATTTTCAGCTATACTTTTAAAAATTTTTGCTTTTTCTTTATATGAGAGATTATCAACTTCTTCATAAGGGTATATAGTTGAAAGGTGAACAATGGCAAATACCTTATCCTTATTACCGATTCTTTCAAGTTCTTTTTTTAATTCAGGTGTTATTTTCCCTTCAAAAGGTAAAAAAGGCAAAATTCCAAGAAAATAGAGTAGCAAAAAATTCATAATTTTTCTCCTATTTTAATAAGATAATCTTTTTGACCTCTTTTTTATTTCCTATTGATGCTTTAAGGAAATAAGTTCCGGTTTTTAACTTTCTTCCAAAATCAGATTCACCATTTAAGATGATGAAGTTTTTATCTCTTACATTAAACTTTTTGATAACACTTCCCTTTATGTCAAGTATTTCTAAACTTAAAGGTGAATTAAGAGATTTTAAAAGCTCAGGGTTTAATAGTATTTTAATTTCATTTTTAAAGATATTCTGTGAAAGAACAAAAAGGTTAATTTCCTTATGTTTTTCTTTTTCTGAGATATTAGTGTAGCCAAATCTGTATCTAAAAATACCTCCTTTTGTTGTTACATAAATTATTGAATCCTCACTCCATTCTACTCTATGAATATAAGGAATTGGAGGAACTGGGAATTCTTCCCATGTTAATCCACCATTATATGTTATGTAAAGTTGAGAAGGAGGAGGAGAAATAGCAATTACCTCAAAATAATCTAACAAGTGTGCTGAGTAGTATAATACCCAAGGGTAATTTACACAAACCAAAATAGTTTCAGGAGAGGATGGTTTGAAACAGATATCATGGATATCATTATAGACGGAAGAAGGAAAAGAAGCGATAGGGAAGTAAGTTTCTCCTCCATCCATACTTTTAAAAAGCACCTCCGAATGGTCAGCTGCCAGAATAATATTAGGATTTTGAGGATAAACAGCTATTGCTGTGCCTATCTTGCTAATAAATTCTCCGCTTCTAAAAATTTTCTGCCAAGTTGTGCCCTGATCTTGACTTTTTTTTGCAAGACAAGAATCCCTGTCAGGACCAAATGGGGGACGTTTAGTTACAAAAATTGTCTGGTCTGGACTAATTGTGATACCGGACCAGTATGCTGCTGGAGACAAAATCTGATTAAAAGTCAAAGCACCATCAGAACTTTTATACACGGAGTTTCCTGAATTTGTAACGTATATATTAGAGAAAGTATCCATTACGATTTTCCCAACTCCGTCATAGCTTCCTCCTAAAGTGGATCTATAACTCCATGTTTGTCCTGAATCTACGCTCCTATAGAATTTAGAAGCTCTGCCAATTATATCTGTAGGATATGGGTATGATACATAGATTTCATTTAAATTTTTAGGGTTAATAGCAATAGTATTAAACTTTAAATCAGCATTTAAAATTCCCTGATTTTTAAGTGTCCAGGTTTTGCCTCTGTCATTAGATATAAATATACCATTTGCTAAAGAAGTTACATATATTTTATTTTTATTTAAGGGATCTATTGCAATTCCATAGGTATAAGGGGCTCTAAGACCTTCATTAAGAAGAGTCCATGTCATACCTCCATCGGTTGATTTATATAAACCTTGAACATTTGAAATGTAATATGTAAAGGATTGTGAAGGATCCTGAATAATACGGGAAGCATAAGGAATTTTCATACCAGAGTTTGAAGAAAACCAGCTTTGACCTCCATTAATACTTTTATAAATACCTCCCTTATCTGCAGCAATAAACATTAAATCAGGGTAATCTTTGTCTATGAGTAATTCAGAAAAATAAGAAACTGGAAGTGAATTCCAGGGTAAGCTACCAACTTGAGACCAGTATTCTCCGTTATTTAAACTTTTCAAAACATAAGTTTCGTTTATAGTTCTAGCTAAACAATAAATAACATTACTGTCTGAAGGATGGAAAGCAAAGCCATAACAATATTGGTAGGAACTCTCATAAACCTGAGACCAACTTTCTCCATAATCCGTGCTTTTATATATGACACCATACCAATAACCAGAACCTGATCTTTCACCACCGGCAAAAATAATATTGGGATAAAAAGGATGAATTGCAAAATCCATAACATTTACATCTGAAGGTAATGATAGCTGTTGCCAAGTAAAACCGCCATCTGTGCTTTTAAATCCAGGACCCCCTAAATCTCTATCGCAGATAAAAATTAAGTTATCATTTTGTGGATGAATTCTTATTGGATAGTTAAAAACATCAGTTCCTCCTAACTGAATCCAGGTTTGTCCACCATCCATTGTTTTATATAAACGTGTGTCATAATAAAAATGGAATCCAAGTCCAATAGTTCCAGTAAAAACATAAATAATGTTTTCGTCTTGTCTACTAACAGCTATATCCCAGATGGGTGCAAATGGACCTGAATTAAAAGAAAAAGTATTACCCCCATCAGTGCTTTTCCATATTCCACCGTAATAAGTTCCTAAATAAAAAACACCTGGTGACGGCATATCAAAGGCATAGACTATTGCACCATTAGGAGATATGTTTTCCCATTCTGCCTTCAGGCTCCCAAAAAAGAGGAGCCCTATTATTACTATAAGTTTTATTTTATTTTTACCCATAAAACACCTCCTTTTTTGTATTAAATAATAAATTTAAAAATGCCCAAAATTTTTATTTTTTACTTTAAAAAAATATTGTGGCACAATTTATTTTATTTAAGAATAATTTTATTTGACTTTTTTTATTATTTATTTTATAATTTTTCCACAAAATATGACAAATAATTTAATTATACCTATAGAAGTAATTGAACATTATCTCAATAATGGTTCATTAAGAAAGACTGCTAAGAAATTTAATATCCATTACAACACTCTTTGGAATTGGGTAAAAATATATAAAAATCAGGAATTTAAAGATCAAGGAAAATTTGATGAAGGAATTTTTTATGGATATAAAAGGCCCTGGAACAGGATAGAAAGGGAATTAGAGGAGAAGATTGTTTTATTAAAGGAAAAGGATCCTGCATTAACTTTAAAAAGGGCAAAGGAAATTTTAGAAAAGGAGAATATAAAAATATCAATAAAGGGTATATGGGGGGTATGGAAAAGATACGGTTATGCAGGTTTTAAAAAGGAGAAAATCAGTAATAATTTTGTTGAATATGTTTCCTGGTCTAAGGAAGCAGAGGTGAAATATAAATTAGCTGAAACTTTTTTTGTTAAAAGGGAATTCAAAAAAGCAGGAGAAATTTTAAATTCTGTTCCTGTTTTACCTAAAAATGAAATTTTAAAAGAAATTCCTGATGAATTTTTAAACCTTAGAAGAAAAATTGAAAAAATACTTTCTCTTTTTGGAAAAATAAAAGTTAAATCTTATATTAAGAAAATCAAAAAATTGTATAAAGAATGCTTAAAAAGAAACTTAAATTATTCAGCATTAGTTATTGGGTTAGCTGAAGTTGTGGTTTTAGAATGGGTTGGAAAGGCAAATGAAGGTTTGAAAAGAATAAAGGAATTGGAAAGAATATTAAAAAGAAAAAAAGAGTATTATTCATATTTACTTTTTAATTTAAAATTTACCCTTCTTATAGAAAAGGGGATACTAAATGCTTATTTAGGAAGGATATATTACGCCCGGAGATATGCAAATCTATGTAAGAAAATATTAGAGAGAAAAAAAAGTTCCTCTCCTTATCTTATGCTTGATCTTGCAACTCTATACACTCATATAGGAGATTATAGAAAAGCTGAATATTTCTTTTTAAAATCTCTTGATGGTTTAGATGAAGAAAATAAAAAATGGGTAAATTATAACCTTGCAATGATTTTCTTTTTAAAAGGTGAATATAAAAAGGCAAAAGAACTTTCAAAGAATGCCTATTTTGGAGATTGGGCACAAAAAAGTTTCAGAGATTTATTTTACTCTCTTTTTTATCTTTTAAAAGGCGAACTAACAAGATCTATTTTTTTATGCAATAATGCTATCAAAAATTTTAAAAAAGAAGAACTTGGTTTAGGTATGTTTTATTCATATCTTACAATTTCAGCTTGTTACTCTGCTTTAGAGGAAGTAAGAAAATCTAAAAAGTTATTAAAAAGAATTTTATTTTTCTGTAAAAATAAAGGGTTAAAAAAATATCAAAATATTATTGAGATTTTATTAGGTAAAAATGAAAAAATTTTAAAATCAAAAAAGAGTAACTTATTCTCTTCTATTTATATTATGACTTTGCTTAAAAAGAAAAAATTTATTAAAGCATTTTCTTTTGCAAAGAAAAAAGGTATATTAGGTTTTTTTTACCGGTTTATTTTCTTTTTCCCTGAATCCTTAGAAAGTTTCATTAAAAAAGGTTTTATTAAATTCCCAAAAAAAATTTTGAATCTACCTGTTTTAAACAAGGAAAATCCTGTATATGAAATAAAATTTCTCGGAAAATTAAAGATTTATAAAAGAGAAAAGGGTGAAAATAAAAGATTTTTAAAAATTAATTTATCTAACAGAGAAAGTGCTTTTCTTATTTATCTTGCATTGAGAATAAATGAACCTGGAAAAAGTATCCCTCTTCAATTTATTTATAATAATTTCTTCAATAGAACAAAAAACCCACAAAAAAATTTTAGGAGGTTACTTAAAAATATTAAGAAAAAATTAAAAATTAGAGGGTCTTTGATTGATATTAATAAAAGAGACAAAACTTTAAAAAATAATGGAGTTTATTTTATAACAGATTATCAGGAGTTTATGCAAGCACTTACAGCTGCAAATACATTCTTGCAGGCTGGTGAATGGGAATATGCAAAAAGGGAATACCTAACTGCTTTTGATTTATTTAGAGGAAAACCTTTTGAAAAAATGTATGATAACTGGTCAGAGGATATGAGAACAAGTATTATTTTAAGGTTTGAAGCAGAAATTAAAAATTTTATTAATGCAGCAAAAAAACATGGAGATACAAAAGCTTTATTGAAAATTCATGGTAAAATTAAAACTTTAATAGATAATTCTCAGGAGGAATAATTTTTAATATTATAAAAATTGTCAAAATTGAACCAATAAAAGAAATTATTGAAAAAAATGGTAAGAAAAATATTAAAAAGAAATCATAAGGTGAAGCAAGGGCTATGAATAAAATAAAAAAACTTATAAAACCAAAGGCAAAAAAAGATAAAAGCGAACTTGTTCTCTGATCTGTGAATATAAAGTAAAAAAGTGCTTCTAAATTTAAAATTGAAATACCTAAAAGAGGTGAAAATAAAAGAAAATTTATCCAGTATAACTTACCTTCAAAAAAAATCTTTTCAAATCCACTTCCAGATAATTTCAATAAAAGAACATAAAATAAAAAGGAAAAAAGAAAAACTGAATATAAAACTATAAAACTTGCTATTATTTTACTCAAAAGTATTTTAAAAGGAGAAAAAGAAAATGCTAAAAGAGTTTCAAAATATTTCTTAACTTTTTCCTTGTGTATTATTTCATCCATACTCATTCCACCAATAAAAGCAAAAATAAAAAGGGGGATTAAAAGAGAAAAACATTTTGTAAAGGTATATTCAGGACTTGATGGAGAGATATCAGAAGGTGTTGCAAGACCCTTTGCAGAAAAGAAAATCATATTTAAAATAAATAACCATAAAAAATTTAAAGGTCTTTTTATATAAAAATAAATAATTTCCCTTTTTATTAAACTTTTCATTTTATTTTTTCAAAATAAAAATCCAAAAGTTTTCTGCCTTTTAATTCCTCTGTTTTAAATTTTCCTAAAAATTTTCCCTCTTTAATTATACCAAAATGCGTGGAATAATATTCTATAAATTCAAAATCATGGGAAGTTATGAAAATTATTCTGCCTTCCAATTCCTTCCTTAAAAGTTCATATATCTCCCTTCTTGTCTCAATATCAATAATTTCAAAAGCTTGGTCAAAGATTAAAACTTTCGGATCATTTATAAGTGCTTTTAAAATACATAATTTTTTCTTATTACCCTTTGATAACTTATAAATTTTTGTATTTTTATCTTCATATAAATTAAATTTTTTTAAAAGTTCCTCTAAATTAACTTTTCTTTTTAAAATCTCTGCATAGAATTTAAGATATTCGAGAGGCGAGAAAAATTCAAAAGGCATTTCATCCTCAAGAACAAAACCTATCTCCTCTTTTTTTATTTCTCTTCCATTATAGAAAATACCTGCCTTACCAGAACTTGGTTTTAAAATTTTTAAAAGTATTCTCACTAAAGTTGTTTTACCTGAACCGTTTGAACCAATCAGAACAAAAAACTCATTTTCCTTTATTTCAAAATTTATATTTGAAAGAGCCTTTCTTTTATCATAGAATTTAGTAAGATTTATAACCTCAATTTTTAACATAACTTATTAAACTTTTTCAAAACTCATATTTCTTTTATTGCATCTTCAAATTTAGAAAGGACTTTATCCATTATTTTTCTATCATGGTAAATTGAAAGAAATAAGGCTTCAAAGGGTGAAGGAGGAAGGAGTATTCCCTTTTTCAATAAATTTTTAAAAAGCTTTATAAAGTATTCCTTTTTTGTATTTAGAACATCATTGAGATTTTCAGGCTCTTTTTCAGAAAAGAATATAGAAAAGAAAGTTCTAAACCCTGGAAAAGATGCAGGAATTCCTTTTCTATCAAAAATATTTTTTAATCCATTGATTAAATATGTAAGATTTTTTTCAATTTCAGGATAAGGGTTATCCCTTTCAAGAATTTCCAAGGTTTTTATACCGCAGGACATTGAAACAGGATTTCCAGCAAGGGTTCCTGCCTGATAAACAGGACCTGATGGAGAAATTAAATTCATAATTTCTTCCTTAGCTCCATAAGCGCCCACCGGAAAACCACCACCAATAACCTTTCCAAGTGTTATAATATCAGGCATTATGTTTTTTAAAGTACTCACACCACCATAACAAACTCTGAAACCTGTTATAACTTCATCAAAAATTAAAAGACTACCATATTTTTTTGTAATTTCCCTTAAGGATTCAAGAAATCCTTCTTTTGGTAAAACAACCCCCATATTTCCTGCAATTGGTTCTACTATAACACAGGCAATTCTTTCTCCTTCCCTTTCAAAAGCTTCTTTAACTAATTCAATATCATTATAGGGAAGAATAATAGTATCTTTTAGTATATTTTCAGGAACACCAGGAGAGGAGGGGACACCAAAGGTTAGACCTCCTGAACCTGCTTTTACAAGGAAGAAGTCAGAGTGTCCATGATAACACCCTTCAAACTTTATGAATTTATCCCTTTTTGTATAAGCCCTTGCAAGTCTTAAAGCTGACATTGTGGCTTCTGTCCCTGAATTAACGAATCTTATTTTATCAATAAAGGGGAAAGCTCTTTTTATTTTTTCAGCAAGAATAACTTCAAGTTCGGTAAGCATTCCAAAGGAAAACCCATTATTTAATACTTTTTTAACTTCTCTTTTTACTTCAGGGTGAGAATGTCCAAGAATTAGTGGACCCCAGGACAAGATAAAATCAATATATTTATTTCCATCAACATCATAAATATAAGCACCTTTCCCTTTTTCAATTACAAGTGGTTCTGCATCAACTGCTTTAAATGCTCTTACAGGGGATGATACACCCCCGGGCATAAGTTTTATTGCTTTTTCATAAATTTCCTTTGATTTTTTCATTTTTTTTCCCTTATTATTAAATTTATTTAATTTTAATTTTAAAATATTTTAGTTTTAAATTTAAATTCTTTTATAATATGGAAATGAAATACATTATTTTTGTTGGACACGGTTCTGTGCCATATGATTTTCCACAGGAAAAATTGAAAAGGTTTTTTTTCTTAAGATCTAAAAAAATGAAAGGTGAATTAAATAATGAAGAAAAAAAGGAATTTTTAAATCTTGAAAGGGAACTCCATTATTTTGAGAGGAATGCAGAAAATGACCCTCATTATTTTTTTCATAAAAAATTAAAAGATGAGATTGAAAAAGAATTGAATATAAAGTGTTATTTTGCCTTTAATGAATTCTGTGCTCCAAATCTTGAAGAAGTTATAGAAGAAATAGTTAAAAATGAAAATAATTCAGAAATTTTTATTGTTCCAACAATGTTTACAGGTGGGCACCATGTAGATGAAGAAATAAAAGAAGAGATAGAAAAAATAAAAGAAAAATTTAAGAATTTAAAGATAAAATATCTTTATCCTTTTAATTTTGAATACATTAAAGAACTTTTTGAGAAACATATAAAGGAGGTTTTAAAATGAATTTTTTATTTTTTTTATTAATCTCCCAAACATATAATCCTGATATAGCACAGATTATACAGAAAGTTCAGGTAGATTCAGTTTATAAGAATATTTTAAGACTTCAGAACTTCTGGACAAGACATTATAAAAGCGATTCCATGTATAAATCAAGACTTTGGATAAAGGGAAGATTTCAAAATTACGGTTATAATTTAAGAGAACATATATTTTTTTATGGAAACAGAGAACAGGCGAATATAATTGCAAAAAAGGAAGGTTTTATTGATACCTTAAAACCCATAATAATCTGTGCCCATTATGATTCAAGGGGTCAAAACTGGAGCTATCCACCCTACGGTCCTGCACCAGGGGCAGATGATAATGCCTCAGGTGTTTCCCTTTTAATTGAAATAGCAAGGGTAATCAATAATATTGATTTTGATTACACAATAAAATTTATTGCTTTTGCTGCTGAAGAACCTGGACTTATAGGCTCCACTCAGCTTGCAAATTACTACAGGCAGAATAATAAAAAAATTAAATATCTTTTAAATGCAGATATGATAGGAGGAGATATAAACTTTGTTAATAATACGGTAATAATTGAATACGATATGGGAAACCAGGTTGATACAAATAATAGTAAATCTTTCGCCTTTGCTGAAACTCTTAAAACAATTTATAATTTGTACCTCCCTTCACTTAATACCACTTATGGAAATATATTTGCTTCTGATTATATGCCCTTTGAAGCATATGGATACACAACTCTTGGTGTTTTTGAGAAAAATTTCAATTCAGGTTACCACACTCCAAGGGATGTTGTAGATTCTTTAGATATTAATTATGCTACAAATATAATAAAAGGGGTTTTGGCTTTTATTTTACATACAGCAAAGTTCCATCCTGTGAGTGTTAGGGAAAAAGAAGTTGCAATAAAAAATTCAACTTTTAGAGAAGGTATTTATGATATTGCAGGAAGGAAGTTAGATTTTAAAAATTTTAAATCTGGAATTTATATTTTAAAGAAAAATGAAACCACAAGAAAAATTTTAAGATTGAAATAAGATTTGAAAAATAAATTCTTTCAAGTTATTATATAATTGAACTTTTTAAAACTTTACTAAATTTTGAAATGATTTTATTTTAAAAGGAGGTTAAAATTGAAAGAAGATGTGCAAGTAAGAATAGCCGGCATAGCCGGTGATGGAAGTTTTATTACTGGTGAAGTTCTTGCTTCGATTTTAAAAAAAATTGGGTATTATGTTGTTACGGTTAAGGATTTTCCATCAAATATAAGAGGTCTTCCATCAAACTATACTGTAAGGGGAAGTTCTAAACCTGTATACGGTAGGAATGACTATGATGACTTTTTGATTGCCTTTGATATACCCAGTATAAAGACCCATCTTAGGGACTTAAAGGAAGGTTCTGTTTGTATTTACGATTCAAGGGATGGAAAGGAGCTTTCTGATGATTTGAAAAAAGAAGGTGTTTTTTATGTTCCTCTTCCTTTAAGGGAGATTGCAAGAAAGGAACTTGGTCTTGAGCTAATAAAAAATATGGTTGCTGTTGGAGTTCTTTCTGAAATTTTTGGAGTGGATGAGGAAATTACAGATAGGGTTATTCTTGAGAATTTTAAGCGGAAAGGGGAAAAAGTTGTTGAGCTTAATAAAAAGGCTGTTTTAAGAGGTAGGGAACTTGTAAGGGAAAATCACGGAAGATTTCCTGAATTTAAATTGAAGAAATATAATGACCCAGGAAGAATTTTAGCAATGGGGAACGATTTTGTTTCAATGGGAGCTATTGCGGGTGGTTGTAGATTTCTTGCTGCTTATCCTATTACTCCTTCTTCAGAAATACTTGAGTTTTTGTCAAAAGAAATGAAAAAATTTGGGGGTGCTGCTATACAGGCAGAGGATGAAATTTCTTCTATAAATATGGCAATTGGTGCTTCAATAGCAGGTCTAAGGGCGATGGTTGCTTCCTCTGGTCCAGGAGTTGCTTTAAAAACTGAGGGATTATCCTATGCAGGAATGACCGAGACTCCCATCGTTATTTATTATGCGATGAGAGTGGGTCCTTCAACCGGTCTTCCGACTAAGACAAGTCAGGAAGATTTGCTTTATATTATTTTTGCTGGTCATGGAGAATTTCCAAGACTTATCTTAATGCCAGCAACACCTGATGAACTCTTTTATTTAACAGTAGAGGCTTTTAATTTTGCTGAGGAATTCCAGATACCTGTTATTATTTTAACAGATCAGTTTCTCGCACAGAATAAATTTACTATTGATAAAGAAAAAATAGACCCTAAAAAAGTAGAAATAAGGAGAGGTAAAATAGTTTTAAATGGAAATGATGTTCCAAGGAATAATGGTTTTCTTCTAAGGTATAAAATTGAAGAAGATGGTATTTCTCCGAGAATTATACCTGGTATAAAAGAAGGTGTTTTTGGAACAACAGGTTATGAGCATGATGAAGCAGGTTATGGAACAGAGGATGAGGATAATAGAGTAAGTATGGTAAAAAAGAGGATGAGTAAAATAAAGCATTTAATAAAAAGGGTGCCGCCTCCTGTATTATATGAAAAAAAGAATGCTAAGATCGGGATTATTTCTGCAGGTTCCACTTTTGGTCCTATTATGGAAACTATAGAGAGATTGGAAAAGGATGGAATTTCTGTTTCTTTTTTAAGAATTGTTACCTTATGGCCATTTCCTGAGGATGAAGTAAGAAAGTTTGTTGAAGATAAGGAAAAAATTTTTATAGTGGAGCAGAATTATAAGGGGCAGTTAAGATTTCTTGTGGAGAATGCTATTATTGATATTCATAAGAATAAAATAAGGGGAATTACAAAGTTTTCAGGAAGACCTTTTAAACCTCTTGAAATAGAGGAAAAAATAAGGGAGGAATTAAAATGAGTGAAATATTAAGTGAGGTCAAAGTTAGAACTCCAAAAGATTACGAAGGTTATAAAAAACCTACCTGGTGTCCTGGTTGTGGAGATTTTTCAATTCTTTCTTCATTGAAAAAGGTTGCTGCTGAAATTGGATTAGATCCTTTTAAAACTGTTGTTGTTTCAGGTATAGGTTGTTCTGGTAAATCCTATGCCTTTTTCTATGCAAACGGTGTTCATACACTCCATGGTAGGGTTTTACCTGTTGCTACTGGAATAAAACTCGGCAACCCTGAACTTTTTGTTATAGCTCTTTCAGGTGATGGTGATGCACTTGCAATAGGTGGAAATCATTTTATTCACACTGCAAGAAGAAATGTTGATATAAAACTTATAATAATGAATAATCAAATTTATGGTCTTACAAAAGGTCAGTTTTCTCCTACATCAAATCATGGTTTTGTGACAGTTTCAAGTCCATATGGTTCAGTTGAATTTCCTGTTGACCCAGTAGTTTTGGCTCTTGCTTCAGGTGCAAGTTTTGTTGCAAGGGCATTTTCAGGTGAGCCTAATTCTTTGACAGAGATAATTAAAGAGGCATTTTTACACAAAGGTTTTTCAGTTATTGATGTTCTTTCTCCATGTGTAACCTATAATAAGGTAAATACCTATGATTGGTACAGGGAGAATATAGAGTTTTTACCAAAT
This region includes:
- a CDS encoding CbiX/SirB N-terminal domain-containing protein; the protein is MKYIIFVGHGSVPYDFPQEKLKRFFFLRSKKMKGELNNEEKKEFLNLERELHYFERNAENDPHYFFHKKLKDEIEKELNIKCYFAFNEFCAPNLEEVIEEIVKNENNSEIFIVPTMFTGGHHVDEEIKEEIEKIKEKFKNLKIKYLYPFNFEYIKELFEKHIKEVLK
- a CDS encoding ABC transporter ATP-binding protein → MLKIEVINLTKFYDKRKALSNINFEIKENEFFVLIGSNGSGKTTLVRILLKILKPSSGKAGIFYNGREIKKEEIGFVLEDEMPFEFFSPLEYLKFYAEILKRKVNLEELLKKFNLYEDKNTKIYKLSKGNKKKLCILKALINDPKVLIFDQAFEIIDIETRREIYELLRKELEGRIIFITSHDFEFIEYYSTHFGIIKEGKFLGKFKTEELKGRKLLDFYFEKIK
- a CDS encoding T9SS type A sorting domain-containing protein, which gives rise to MGKNKIKLIVIIGLLFFGSLKAEWENISPNGAIVYAFDMPSPGVFYLGTYYGGIWKSTDGGNTFSFNSGPFAPIWDIAVSRQDENIIYVFTGTIGLGFHFYYDTRLYKTMDGGQTWIQLGGTDVFNYPIRIHPQNDNLIFICDRDLGGPGFKSTDGGFTWQQLSLPSDVNVMDFAIHPFYPNIIFAGGERSGSGYWYGVIYKSTDYGESWSQVYESSYQYCYGFAFHPSDSNVIYCLARTINETYVLKSLNNGEYWSQVGSLPWNSLPVSYFSELLIDKDYPDLMFIAADKGGIYKSINGGQSWFSSNSGMKIPYASRIIQDPSQSFTYYISNVQGLYKSTDGGMTWTLLNEGLRAPYTYGIAIDPLNKNKIYVTSLANGIFISNDRGKTWTLKNQGILNADLKFNTIAINPKNLNEIYVSYPYPTDIIGRASKFYRSVDSGQTWSYRSTLGGSYDGVGKIVMDTFSNIYVTNSGNSVYKSSDGALTFNQILSPAAYWSGITISPDQTIFVTKRPPFGPDRDSCLAKKSQDQGTTWQKIFRSGEFISKIGTAIAVYPQNPNIILAADHSEVLFKSMDGGETYFPIASFPSSVYNDIHDICFKPSSPETILVCVNYPWVLYYSAHLLDYFEVIAISPPPSQLYITYNGGLTWEEFPVPPIPYIHRVEWSEDSIIYVTTKGGIFRYRFGYTNISEKEKHKEINLFVLSQNIFKNEIKILLNPELLKSLNSPLSLEILDIKGSVIKKFNVRDKNFIILNGESDFGRKLKTGTYFLKASIGNKKEVKKIILLK
- a CDS encoding M20/M25/M40 family metallo-hydrolase, translated to MNFLFFLLISQTYNPDIAQIIQKVQVDSVYKNILRLQNFWTRHYKSDSMYKSRLWIKGRFQNYGYNLREHIFFYGNREQANIIAKKEGFIDTLKPIIICAHYDSRGQNWSYPPYGPAPGADDNASGVSLLIEIARVINNIDFDYTIKFIAFAAEEPGLIGSTQLANYYRQNNKKIKYLLNADMIGGDINFVNNTVIIEYDMGNQVDTNNSKSFAFAETLKTIYNLYLPSLNTTYGNIFASDYMPFEAYGYTTLGVFEKNFNSGYHTPRDVVDSLDINYATNIIKGVLAFILHTAKFHPVSVREKEVAIKNSTFREGIYDIAGRKLDFKNFKSGIYILKKNETTRKILRLK
- the hemL gene encoding glutamate-1-semialdehyde 2,1-aminomutase, with product MKKSKEIYEKAIKLMPGGVSSPVRAFKAVDAEPLVIEKGKGAYIYDVDGNKYIDFILSWGPLILGHSHPEVKREVKKVLNNGFSFGMLTELEVILAEKIKRAFPFIDKIRFVNSGTEATMSALRLARAYTKRDKFIKFEGCYHGHSDFFLVKAGSGGLTFGVPSSPGVPENILKDTIILPYNDIELVKEAFEREGERIACVIVEPIAGNMGVVLPKEGFLESLREITKKYGSLLIFDEVITGFRVCYGGVSTLKNIMPDIITLGKVIGGGFPVGAYGAKEEIMNLISPSGPVYQAGTLAGNPVSMSCGIKTLEILERDNPYPEIEKNLTYLINGLKNIFDRKGIPASFPGFRTFFSIFFSEKEPENLNDVLNTKKEYFIKLFKNLLKKGILLPPSPFEALFLSIYHDRKIMDKVLSKFEDAIKEI
- a CDS encoding 2-oxoacid:acceptor oxidoreductase subunit alpha — encoded protein: MKEDVQVRIAGIAGDGSFITGEVLASILKKIGYYVVTVKDFPSNIRGLPSNYTVRGSSKPVYGRNDYDDFLIAFDIPSIKTHLRDLKEGSVCIYDSRDGKELSDDLKKEGVFYVPLPLREIARKELGLELIKNMVAVGVLSEIFGVDEEITDRVILENFKRKGEKVVELNKKAVLRGRELVRENHGRFPEFKLKKYNDPGRILAMGNDFVSMGAIAGGCRFLAAYPITPSSEILEFLSKEMKKFGGAAIQAEDEISSINMAIGASIAGLRAMVASSGPGVALKTEGLSYAGMTETPIVIYYAMRVGPSTGLPTKTSQEDLLYIIFAGHGEFPRLILMPATPDELFYLTVEAFNFAEEFQIPVIILTDQFLAQNKFTIDKEKIDPKKVEIRRGKIVLNGNDVPRNNGFLLRYKIEEDGISPRIIPGIKEGVFGTTGYEHDEAGYGTEDEDNRVSMVKKRMSKIKHLIKRVPPPVLYEKKNAKIGIISAGSTFGPIMETIERLEKDGISVSFLRIVTLWPFPEDEVRKFVEDKEKIFIVEQNYKGQLRFLVENAIIDIHKNKIRGITKFSGRPFKPLEIEEKIREELK
- a CDS encoding 2-oxoacid:ferredoxin oxidoreductase subunit beta; translation: MSEILSEVKVRTPKDYEGYKKPTWCPGCGDFSILSSLKKVAAEIGLDPFKTVVVSGIGCSGKSYAFFYANGVHTLHGRVLPVATGIKLGNPELFVIALSGDGDALAIGGNHFIHTARRNVDIKLIIMNNQIYGLTKGQFSPTSNHGFVTVSSPYGSVEFPVDPVVLALASGASFVARAFSGEPNSLTEIIKEAFLHKGFSVIDVLSPCVTYNKVNTYDWYRENIEFLPNDHDKENLTEAFTYATSFKGKIPLGIFYKKERPTYEELILDSSNPCREDLYCGRERVYELIETFSK